TATCATCCTGACGTCCCCTCCCTGCTGCGCAGCCTCAAGCGCATCGGCGCCGGCAACGCTTCGGCCAGCCGACCGCCGGGGCTGGCCTCGCGCCGGGTGATGTCCGCCATGATCGCTCTTTACGAACGCCGCTGGCGGTGTGAGAAGGGGATTCCGGCGTCCTACGAGGTGATCTACGGCATCGCACGCAAGCAGGGCTGAGTCGGGCAGGGGAAGATTACAGCACCTGCAGCACGGCGCACTTGAGATATTCGGTCTCGGGGCAGGAGAGCAGGACCGGATGGTCGTAGGCCTGACCGCGCATTTCGAGCAGGCGGACAGTGCGCCCGGCCTGCACCGCCGCCTTGCGCAGGGTGTCGAGAAAGACGTCGCGCTTGATGTGGTAGGAGCAGCTGCAGGTGAAGAGGTAGCCGCCCGGCTCGACCAGCCGCATGGCGCGGCGGTTAATGGTCAGATAGCCGCGGACCGCTTCCGGCAGCTTCTTCTTGCTCTTGACAAACGCCGGCGGGTCGAGGATGACGGTGCCGAAGCGCTGTTTCGACTGGCCGAGCTGACGCAGCAGCTCGAAGACGTCGGCGCGCTCGAAGTGGCAGATGTTGTCCTTGTAGTTGAGCCGGGCGTTCTCCTGTGACAGTTCGATCGCCTTTTGCGAGATGTCGATGCCGAGAACGCTGCGGGCTCCGAAGCGGGCGGCGTGGACCGCCCAGCCGCCGGAGTAGCAGAACAGGTCGAGCACGTCGCGCCCCTCCACCCGGCCACGCAGGGCCTGGTGGTTTTCCTTCTGGTCGAAGAAGTGGCCCGTTTTCTGGCCTTCCATCAGGTCGATGCGAAAGCGCAGGCCATGCTCGCGAATGACCAGGTCGGCCGGCAACTCGCCGTGCAGCAGTTCGATCTTGCGCTCCAGCCCCTCCAGCTCGCGCACCGCCACGTCGTTGCGGGCGATGATGGCGGCGGGCTCCAGCAGCTCCTGCAGCGCCTGCAGAATGATCTGGCGACGGCACTCGGTACCGAGAGTGAGAAACTGGACGGCGAGCACGTCCCCGTAGCGGTCGACTACCAGCCCCGGCAGGTTGTCCCCTTCGCCGTGCACCAGCCGCAGGGAGGGCATCTCCCCGTAGATGGTTTCCCGGTAGTCGAGAGCGGCCTGCAGCCGCCGCCGGTAGAAGTCGACCTCGTCGATCGATTCCTGCTGGTGAGTGAGGATGCGGGCGGTGATCAGGGGGCGGGGGTTGTAGTAGGCGACGCCGAGGAACTCGCCGCGGGGAGCCAGCACTTCGACGGCATCGCCCGGTTGCGGGGAACCCTCGAGGTGCGAAACCTCGTTGCTGAAGATCCACGGATGACCGCTACGGGCGCGTCGATCGTGCCCTGGTTTCAGAATCAGCTGTTTCATGCGCATACGGAATGATCGAACAGCGCGTCGACAATCTGTCTGGCTTCTTCGGAAACGACCCGGTAGAAAACCTCGACCCCTTCGCGGCGGCCTTCGATGATCCCCTTGTTCTTCAGTAGCGCCAGGTGCTGGGAGACGGTCGCCTGCGGCAGGCCGAGACATTCCCAGATCTTCTTGACATTGCAGGTTTCGGTCGTCAGGCCGGCGACGATCTTCAGGCGTACCGGGTGACCGAGAACCTTGAGGATTTCCGCCTCTCTGTCGTAGCTCAGTTCCTTGTCGAAGGGCATTTTGTCCATGGGACCCACCTGTGGAATCGGACGAAAAAAAACGTCCAGAAAAAATGGTATATATGAATTTTAATCGTCCGCCGGTTTCAGGTCAAGCACGAAGGGTGGCGAATACGCCGCTTTTGAGACTCGACAGGCCTGCCGGCCATGAATTAGACTTGCCCGGTCGTCCAGACGTGTACTCGTGGAGATTGGTTGATGCTGATTCCCATTGTGGTGTTTGTCGCCGGTCTGCTGCTGCTTTTTTTCGGGGCCGAATCCCTTGTTTCCGGCAGTTCGAGGCTGGCCCTGAGTTTCGGCGTCAGGCCCCTGGTCATCGGCATGACCGTGGTCGCCTTCGCCACCAGCATGCCGGAGATGATCGTTTCGCTGGTCGCCGCCTTCCGCGGCTCGGCCGACCTTGCCGCCGGCAATATCGTCGGTTCCAACATTGCCAACATCGGCCTGATTCTCGGCTGTGCCGCCCTGCTCAGCCCGCTGGCGGTCGGCCGGGGAACCCTGCGTCGCGAGCTGCCGTTTCTGCTGGGCGTTTCGCTGCTTTTCGTCCTGCTCTGCTTCGACGGGGAACTCGGGTTTTTCGACGGCCTGGTTCAGCTGGTGCTGCTGCTGCTCTTTCTGGGCTACTGTCTGCGCGATACCCGCCGGCAGTGGCGTCTCGACGAGGAGACGCAACAGCGGCGGGAGCTGCGCGCACGGCGCGGTCGGGACCTGCTGCTGGTGCTGCTCGGCATCGGCGGGCTGGCCGTCGGCGCCGAAATGATGGTCAGGTCGGCGGTGACCATGGCCCGGCAGTTCGGGATTTCCGAACTGGTTATCGGCGCCAGCGTGGTGGCTGTCGGCACCAGCCTGCCCGAGCTGGCGGCGTCGGTGGTTAGCGCCTGGAAGGGGGAGATGGACATCTCCATCGGCAATGTCATCGGCAGCAACATCTTCAACCTGCTCTTCGTGCTCGGTATCTGCCCCATGCTCGCTCCCCTGGCCATCGATCCCTCGCTGCTCAGGGTGCAGGTCCCGGTCATGCTCGTCTTCACCGTCGGTCTCTGGGGTCTCTCCCTGGGCGGTCGCATCGGCCGGCGCAAGGGTGTGCTGCTTTTGATCTGTTATGCTCTGTTCATAACCCATCTCTTTCGGAGCTGAGTATGCGCCGTCTGTTGCCGTTGCTGCTTCTGCTGCTACTGTCGTCTCCGGTCGCTGCCGCCGGTGATCCCGCGGCCGGCAACCCCGTCGCCGGTACGGCGGAGCTGCCCCCCTCCATCGCCGGGCTGCCGGGCCGCACCTATCACTACGACATTGCCTTTCTCTGGTTTCGCCGGCTGGCCAGGGGAGAGTTCTACCTCGCCCCGGGCGACACTCCGGGCATCTGGCGCGCCGTGCTCGACGCCCGGACTCTGGGCATCGCCGCCTGGCTTACCCGGGACCGGGAGCAGAAGTACGAGTCGCTCATGCGGCTCGACGGGCAGGGACGGCTGCAC
This region of Geothermobacter ehrlichii genomic DNA includes:
- a CDS encoding class I SAM-dependent rRNA methyltransferase, whose protein sequence is MKQLILKPGHDRRARSGHPWIFSNEVSHLEGSPQPGDAVEVLAPRGEFLGVAYYNPRPLITARILTHQQESIDEVDFYRRRLQAALDYRETIYGEMPSLRLVHGEGDNLPGLVVDRYGDVLAVQFLTLGTECRRQIILQALQELLEPAAIIARNDVAVRELEGLERKIELLHGELPADLVIREHGLRFRIDLMEGQKTGHFFDQKENHQALRGRVEGRDVLDLFCYSGGWAVHAARFGARSVLGIDISQKAIELSQENARLNYKDNICHFERADVFELLRQLGQSKQRFGTVILDPPAFVKSKKKLPEAVRGYLTINRRAMRLVEPGGYLFTCSCSYHIKRDVFLDTLRKAAVQAGRTVRLLEMRGQAYDHPVLLSCPETEYLKCAVLQVL
- a CDS encoding ArsR/SmtB family transcription factor, with protein sequence MPFDKELSYDREAEILKVLGHPVRLKIVAGLTTETCNVKKIWECLGLPQATVSQHLALLKNKGIIEGRREGVEVFYRVVSEEARQIVDALFDHSVCA
- a CDS encoding calcium/sodium antiporter encodes the protein MLIPIVVFVAGLLLLFFGAESLVSGSSRLALSFGVRPLVIGMTVVAFATSMPEMIVSLVAAFRGSADLAAGNIVGSNIANIGLILGCAALLSPLAVGRGTLRRELPFLLGVSLLFVLLCFDGELGFFDGLVQLVLLLLFLGYCLRDTRRQWRLDEETQQRRELRARRGRDLLLVLLGIGGLAVGAEMMVRSAVTMARQFGISELVIGASVVAVGTSLPELAASVVSAWKGEMDISIGNVIGSNIFNLLFVLGICPMLAPLAIDPSLLRVQVPVMLVFTVGLWGLSLGGRIGRRKGVLLLICYALFITHLFRS